One region of Thiomonas intermedia genomic DNA includes:
- a CDS encoding Kdo hydroxylase family protein — protein MAALDDILRTLPDSAWEARTSERAPTAGVEHLLEAGHVLCFPQLAFELTDAERRFLTPSISDGKAKNISLRDDGSLRGASGSAQDQAELRDMIQRFSNQAQALVDRLFPHYQGKLRAAKASYRPMQVEDRETSWRKDDTRLHVDAFPSTPIRGVRLLRVFTNLNPAGRPRQWRVGETFPEFLQRFAPQLTPPVPGSATVLRALKITKSRRTDYDHYMLQLHDKAKANLDYQRNGPQRAVDFAPGTTWVVFSDQVLHAVMGGQYMMEQTFYLEPAHQLYPHTAPLKVLEDLMGKALLPAA, from the coding sequence ATGGCAGCCCTCGACGACATCCTCCGCACCCTCCCCGATTCCGCCTGGGAGGCACGCACGTCCGAACGCGCGCCCACGGCCGGGGTGGAGCATCTGCTCGAAGCGGGCCATGTACTGTGTTTTCCCCAACTGGCCTTCGAACTGACCGACGCCGAGCGCCGCTTCCTGACCCCGTCGATCAGCGACGGCAAGGCCAAGAACATCAGCCTGCGCGACGATGGCAGCTTGCGCGGCGCCTCGGGCAGCGCACAAGATCAGGCCGAGCTGCGCGACATGATTCAGCGTTTCTCGAACCAGGCTCAAGCCCTGGTCGATCGGCTGTTCCCGCACTATCAGGGCAAGCTGCGCGCCGCCAAGGCCTCGTATCGGCCCATGCAGGTGGAAGATCGCGAAACGAGCTGGCGCAAGGACGACACCCGGCTACATGTCGATGCGTTTCCGTCGACCCCGATTCGTGGCGTGCGATTGCTGCGCGTCTTCACCAACCTTAACCCGGCAGGCCGGCCGCGGCAGTGGCGGGTAGGCGAGACCTTTCCCGAGTTTCTGCAGCGCTTCGCGCCCCAGCTGACTCCGCCGGTGCCCGGGTCGGCCACCGTGTTGCGCGCACTCAAGATCACCAAGTCGCGCCGCACCGACTACGACCACTACATGCTGCAGCTGCACGACAAGGCCAAGGCCAATCTCGACTACCAGCGAAACGGGCCGCAACGCGCGGTGGACTTCGCGCCGGGCACGACCTGGGTGGTGTTTTCCGATCAGGTGCTGCATGCCGTCATGGGCGGGCAATACATGATGGAGCAGACCTTCTATCTCGAACCCGCCCACCAGCTCTATCCGCACACCGCGCCGCTCAAGGTTCTGGAAGACCTGATGGGCAAGGCCTTGCTGCCCGCCGCATGA
- a CDS encoding IS256 family transposase, which produces MTHATIALTELAEKGADVDVLRQMVQFMAQRLMEIDVEGRCGAGYDEKSAARLNSRNGYRDRTWETRVGTVELKIPKLRQGSYFPEFLEPRRTAEKALTAVIQEAYVQGISTRSVDDLVKALGMSGVSKSQVSRLCGELDEQVGAFLNRQIEGDWPYLWIDATYVKTREAGRIVSVAVIIAVGVNTEGQREVLGMKVGASEAEPFWTDFLRSLNRRGLRGVKLVISDSHSGLKAAVAKVLKATWQRCRVHFMRNALAHAGKTQRRMVAAAIGTVFVQDTAEAARTQWRTVADQLRERFPKLGALMDEAEHDVLAFMTFPKAHWAQIYSTNPLERLNADIKRRTNVVGLFPNDAAITRLVGAMMLEQNDEWSLNRRYMQLEGLQSLCDTAPTRLSAVAR; this is translated from the coding sequence ATGACCCACGCCACTATCGCATTGACCGAGCTCGCTGAGAAGGGGGCCGATGTCGACGTGCTGCGCCAGATGGTGCAGTTCATGGCCCAGCGCCTCATGGAGATCGACGTGGAGGGGCGCTGTGGCGCCGGCTACGACGAGAAGAGCGCCGCCCGGCTCAACAGCCGCAACGGCTACCGTGACCGCACCTGGGAGACTCGTGTCGGCACGGTCGAGCTCAAGATCCCCAAGCTGCGCCAGGGCAGCTACTTCCCCGAGTTCCTGGAGCCGCGGCGCACCGCCGAGAAGGCCCTGACCGCCGTCATCCAGGAAGCCTACGTGCAGGGCATCTCCACGCGTTCCGTGGACGACCTGGTCAAGGCCCTGGGCATGAGCGGCGTGTCCAAGAGCCAGGTCTCGCGGCTGTGCGGCGAGCTCGACGAGCAGGTCGGCGCCTTCCTCAACCGCCAGATCGAGGGCGACTGGCCCTACCTGTGGATCGACGCCACCTACGTCAAGACCCGCGAGGCCGGCCGCATCGTCAGCGTGGCCGTGATAATCGCCGTCGGCGTCAACACCGAGGGCCAGCGCGAGGTGCTGGGCATGAAGGTCGGCGCCTCGGAGGCCGAGCCGTTCTGGACCGACTTCCTGCGCAGCCTCAACCGCCGCGGCCTGCGCGGGGTCAAGCTCGTCATCAGCGACAGCCACTCTGGTCTCAAGGCGGCGGTCGCCAAGGTCCTCAAGGCCACCTGGCAGCGCTGCCGCGTGCACTTCATGCGCAACGCCCTGGCCCATGCCGGCAAGACGCAGCGCCGCATGGTCGCGGCGGCCATCGGCACCGTGTTCGTGCAGGACACGGCCGAAGCCGCGCGAACGCAGTGGCGCACCGTGGCCGACCAGCTGCGAGAACGCTTCCCCAAGCTCGGCGCCCTGATGGACGAGGCCGAGCACGACGTGCTGGCCTTCATGACCTTCCCGAAGGCGCACTGGGCGCAGATCTACTCGACCAACCCGCTCGAGCGCCTGAACGCCGACATCAAGCGCCGCACCAACGTCGTGGGCCTCTTCCCCAACGACGCGGCCATCACCCGCCTGGTCGGCGCCATGATGCTGGAGCAGAACGACGAGTGGTCGCTGAACCGCCGGTATATGCAGCTTGAAGGCCTTCAGTCGCTCTGCGATACTGCCCCGACTCGGCTGTCCGCTGTGGCACGCTGA
- the waaC gene encoding lipopolysaccharide heptosyltransferase I, translated as MTPTILPLQWGQGGLPTAPRSILLVQISAMGDQVQTLPAVSDIAARWPGIAIDWAVDARFADIPRLHPAVREVFALPLKATQQQPGLASLRALGSLIRDLRRHRYDVIWDPHSVLKSAIVSRLARGALRVGYRAQDCGGEPLAARAYQLHYSRPTGLHGTEGRRVFAREIFDTDGDRPTDYAIDQRFAHQTDSSGANVVFLAHGASKPEKLWPLDHWQSLSARLVQAGMSLRLTWGNAAEREHAQHIISGLPPGSADILDRRSLLDMLPLIAQSRLLIGVDTGFTHLAAALRRPVVGLFVATGPELFTPTSPDLARTLGGHGATPSVDAVWQAFQQLIECPALNIR; from the coding sequence ATGACCCCCACGATTCTGCCCCTGCAATGGGGCCAAGGCGGCTTGCCCACGGCACCGCGAAGCATCTTGCTGGTGCAGATCTCGGCCATGGGCGACCAGGTGCAGACGCTGCCCGCCGTATCCGACATCGCCGCGCGCTGGCCGGGCATCGCCATCGACTGGGCGGTGGACGCCCGCTTCGCCGACATCCCGAGGCTGCATCCGGCGGTGCGCGAGGTGTTTGCCCTGCCCCTCAAGGCAACCCAACAGCAACCTGGCCTCGCGTCGCTGCGCGCGCTCGGATCGCTCATTCGCGATCTTCGCAGGCACCGATACGACGTGATCTGGGATCCGCACAGCGTGCTCAAAAGCGCCATCGTCTCGCGCCTGGCACGTGGCGCCTTGCGGGTCGGCTACCGTGCCCAAGACTGCGGCGGCGAGCCTCTGGCGGCCCGGGCCTATCAGCTGCACTACAGCCGCCCGACGGGTCTGCACGGCACCGAGGGACGCCGCGTGTTCGCGCGTGAAATCTTCGATACCGACGGTGATCGCCCCACCGACTACGCGATCGACCAGCGCTTTGCCCATCAGACCGATTCGAGCGGGGCGAATGTGGTCTTTCTTGCCCACGGCGCATCCAAGCCCGAAAAGCTCTGGCCCCTCGACCACTGGCAGTCCCTGAGCGCGCGCCTGGTCCAGGCCGGCATGTCCCTGCGACTGACGTGGGGCAACGCCGCCGAGCGTGAGCACGCACAGCACATCATCTCCGGTTTGCCCCCGGGAAGTGCCGACATCCTCGATCGTCGCAGCCTTCTCGACATGCTGCCCTTGATTGCCCAGAGCCGGCTGCTGATCGGCGTGGACACCGGTTTCACCCACCTGGCCGCCGCGTTGCGGCGCCCCGTGGTAGGACTGTTCGTCGCCACGGGGCCGGAGTTGTTCACGCCAACCTCCCCCGATCTCGCCCGCACGCTCGGGGGTCATGGCGCCACTCCCAGCGTGGACGCCGTCTGGCAGGCGTTTCAGCAGTTGATTGAGTGTCCTGCACTGAATATTCGTTGA